The following are encoded in a window of bacterium genomic DNA:
- a CDS encoding carbohydrate kinase family protein: protein MKYDFVAFGDIVIDAFIRLKDARVNCDINDENCMLCVKFGQKIPFESVQEVFAVGNGPNAATAAVRLGLASTVVANVGNDRNGDDCIATLAKEGMNTEFIRKHDGIKTNYHYVLQYEAERTILVKHEQFPYALPQFAEAPAWFYLTSLPLETLEYQLEIARYAKANNVKIAFQPGTFQLQLGKEKLKEIYEASEVFFCNKEEAQMILGNQEHDVKKLLEGVKALGPKIPVITDGRNGSYIMQDGKAWHIPMYPDPAPPISRTGAGDATASTTVAFLIKGLSAPEALMRGMVNSAFVVQKVGAQTGLLKLDELEAAFAKRPPEFTPMEI, encoded by the coding sequence ATGAAATACGATTTCGTGGCATTCGGGGATATCGTGATCGACGCATTTATCCGTTTGAAAGACGCCCGCGTCAATTGCGATATTAATGATGAGAACTGCATGCTCTGCGTCAAATTCGGACAGAAGATCCCGTTCGAGAGCGTCCAGGAAGTCTTCGCCGTGGGTAACGGCCCGAACGCAGCGACCGCCGCGGTGCGATTGGGCCTCGCATCGACCGTCGTCGCGAACGTCGGCAACGATCGCAATGGCGATGATTGCATCGCGACGCTTGCCAAGGAGGGAATGAATACTGAATTCATCCGCAAGCACGATGGCATTAAGACGAACTACCACTACGTCCTCCAGTACGAGGCGGAGCGCACCATCCTCGTGAAGCACGAGCAATTCCCCTACGCACTGCCGCAATTCGCAGAAGCACCGGCGTGGTTCTATCTCACCTCGCTGCCGCTTGAGACACTCGAATACCAACTGGAGATCGCGCGCTATGCGAAAGCGAACAACGTGAAGATCGCGTTCCAGCCGGGCACGTTCCAGTTGCAGCTCGGCAAGGAGAAATTGAAAGAGATCTATGAGGCTTCGGAAGTCTTCTTCTGCAACAAGGAAGAGGCACAGATGATCCTGGGCAACCAGGAACACGATGTGAAGAAGCTTCTGGAAGGCGTGAAAGCCTTGGGCCCGAAGATTCCGGTCATCACCGATGGCCGAAACGGCTCCTACATCATGCAGGACGGGAAAGCCTGGCACATCCCGATGTATCCTGATCCGGCACCGCCGATTTCGCGTACCGGCGCAGGGGATGCGACCGCCTCGACGACCGTCGCCTTCCTCATCAAGGGACTTTCCGCTCCCGAAGCCCTCATGCGCGGCATGGTGAATTCCGCCTTCGTGGTGCAGAAAGTCGGTGCACAGACCGGACTCCTCAAGCTCGACGAACTTGAAGCCGCATTCGCAAAACGACCGCCGGAATTCACACCCATGGAGATATAA
- a CDS encoding transketolase family protein has protein sequence MLNPDARLAANIFDTPETAPTRDGFGKGAAEVGKADERVVVLSADLTESTRAEWFVKEFPQRFIEIGVAEQNMATVAAGMANYGKIPFFTSYAAFSPGRNWEQIRTTIALNNVPAIVCGMHAGVSVGPDGATHQMLEDIALMRAMPNMIVISPSDSEEGRKATIAAAKAGKPVYLRFARDKSPIMTTPDTPFEIGKANVLWKSDAPKVVIIATGPLVHNALLAAKELENEIQTTVINVHTIKPLDEATILSAVQNVSAVVTVEEHQVNGGLGSAIAELLAKNNPKAIEFIGVQNTFGQSGEPKELIEHYGMGVRSISEAVKKALSRAVK, from the coding sequence ATGCTCAATCCCGACGCAAGACTTGCAGCAAATATCTTCGACACGCCCGAAACGGCGCCGACGCGTGATGGTTTCGGCAAAGGCGCGGCAGAAGTGGGTAAAGCCGACGAACGCGTCGTCGTACTTTCTGCCGATCTCACCGAATCCACCCGTGCTGAATGGTTCGTGAAAGAATTTCCGCAGCGATTCATCGAGATAGGCGTCGCCGAGCAGAATATGGCGACGGTCGCTGCAGGTATGGCGAACTACGGCAAGATTCCGTTCTTTACTTCGTACGCGGCATTTTCTCCCGGCCGCAACTGGGAACAGATCCGTACCACCATCGCGCTCAACAATGTGCCGGCTATCGTCTGCGGCATGCATGCGGGCGTCTCTGTCGGTCCTGACGGCGCGACGCATCAGATGCTCGAAGACATCGCGCTCATGCGCGCCATGCCGAATATGATCGTGATTTCTCCTTCCGATTCAGAAGAAGGCCGTAAGGCGACTATCGCCGCAGCAAAAGCAGGTAAGCCGGTCTATCTCCGCTTTGCTCGTGACAAATCACCCATCATGACGACGCCTGATACGCCATTCGAGATAGGGAAGGCGAATGTTCTCTGGAAATCAGATGCACCGAAAGTTGTCATCATCGCGACGGGGCCGCTCGTCCATAACGCGCTTCTCGCAGCAAAAGAATTAGAGAACGAAATCCAAACGACGGTCATCAACGTCCACACGATCAAACCGCTCGACGAAGCGACGATCCTTTCTGCAGTCCAGAACGTATCGGCCGTTGTCACCGTCGAAGAGCATCAAGTGAATGGGGGACTAGGAAGCGCGATCGCGGAACTTCTCGCAAAAAACAATCCGAAGGCGATCGAATTCATCGGCGTCCAGAATACTTTTGGCCAATCAGGCGAGCCCAAAGAGCTCATCGAGCATTACGGCATGGGAGTGAGAAGTATCAGTGAAGCGGTCAAAAAAGCGCTGAGTAGAGCCGTAAAATAG
- a CDS encoding serine hydrolase, which translates to MSVRATTKWWVVLGIFVFGFGVGYLVRYALPHGHAVSRIGEIRERSGGTLTNPLLECTELPESISVGERRDLESRVQRMIDAKKQDGTLTEAAVYYRDLNNGPWFGIREDVKFSPASLLKVPLAMWYYSKADEDPSILEQAIEFKGPRGVSYVNFPPRMQLEEGKTYTIEALIQYMLQESDNDAANILDEFGGREKSADVYRDFGIQPSNTSDAYVIDVHTYASFFRILYNATYIGRAHSEHLLEILSRSSFTQGLRAGVPENVVVAHKFGEKVLDAETNTYQLHDCGIVYTGNTPYSLCVMTQGKDIAQLASFIKDVSALVFSEVTR; encoded by the coding sequence ATGTCCGTCCGTGCGACGACGAAATGGTGGGTTGTATTGGGTATTTTTGTGTTCGGTTTCGGTGTGGGGTATCTCGTCCGCTACGCATTACCGCACGGCCACGCTGTTTCGCGCATCGGAGAAATCCGCGAGCGCAGCGGCGGCACGCTTACGAACCCGCTTCTCGAATGCACCGAATTACCGGAAAGCATCTCGGTAGGAGAACGACGTGATCTCGAGAGCAGGGTACAACGCATGATCGATGCGAAGAAGCAGGACGGCACGCTCACCGAAGCCGCTGTCTATTACCGCGATCTCAATAACGGCCCGTGGTTCGGTATCCGCGAGGATGTGAAGTTTTCGCCTGCCTCGCTCCTTAAGGTGCCACTCGCCATGTGGTACTACTCGAAGGCAGACGAGGATCCCAGCATTCTCGAACAAGCCATCGAATTCAAAGGGCCGCGCGGCGTAAGCTACGTCAATTTCCCCCCGAGGATGCAACTTGAAGAAGGGAAGACGTATACCATCGAGGCGCTTATCCAGTACATGTTGCAGGAGAGCGATAATGACGCGGCGAACATCCTCGATGAATTCGGCGGCAGAGAGAAATCTGCCGATGTGTACCGTGATTTCGGCATCCAGCCATCCAACACGAGCGACGCATACGTCATCGACGTGCACACATACGCGTCATTCTTCCGTATCCTCTACAACGCCACGTACATCGGCCGCGCACATTCCGAGCATCTTCTGGAAATCCTCAGTCGGTCGTCATTCACCCAGGGCCTACGCGCAGGTGTCCCGGAGAACGTCGTCGTGGCGCATAAATTCGGAGAAAAAGTGCTTGATGCGGAAACGAACACCTACCAGCTCCATGATTGCGGTATTGTCTATACAGGGAATACGCCGTATTCTCTTTGCGTCATGACGCAGGGGAAGGACATCGCCCAGCTTGCCAGCTTCATCAAAGACGTCTCCGCTCTCGTCTTTAGCGAGGTGACCCGATAA
- a CDS encoding transketolase, with protein MEPLTDSEVQALVAKANAIRQTIIEMLLAAGSGHTAGPLGMTDIFTALYFHVLTHDPKNPAWDERDRLFLSNGHIVPVRYATMAHAGYFPLEECLTLRKFGSRLQGHPEREKLPGVESTSGPLGSGLSQASGYAYAARMDGKRYRIYCALSDGEHQEGNIWEAMMFAGKNRLSNITAIIDRNNIQIDGMTENIMPLEPLREKYESFNWHVLEVDGHNIPQFIAACEEAKAIYEKPTVIIAHTIPGKGVKEIEFDYKWHGKPPSKEEAAKFLSELRTLQGKVSSEHQ; from the coding sequence ATGGAACCCCTGACTGATTCAGAGGTACAAGCTCTCGTCGCGAAAGCAAACGCGATACGCCAGACCATTATCGAGATGTTGCTTGCGGCAGGCTCGGGGCATACCGCAGGACCCTTGGGTATGACGGACATCTTTACGGCGCTGTATTTCCACGTCCTTACGCACGATCCGAAGAATCCTGCATGGGACGAGCGCGACCGCCTCTTCCTCTCGAACGGCCACATCGTGCCGGTGCGTTATGCGACCATGGCGCATGCCGGCTATTTTCCGCTAGAAGAATGTCTCACGCTCCGCAAATTCGGCTCTCGCTTGCAAGGTCACCCTGAGCGAGAAAAGCTCCCGGGTGTCGAATCGACTTCAGGCCCTCTGGGCAGCGGCCTCTCACAGGCATCCGGCTACGCCTACGCCGCGCGCATGGATGGGAAGAGATACCGCATCTATTGCGCGCTCTCCGATGGGGAACATCAGGAGGGAAATATCTGGGAAGCGATGATGTTCGCGGGGAAGAACCGCCTCTCGAATATCACCGCCATCATCGACCGCAACAATATCCAGATCGACGGCATGACGGAAAACATAATGCCGCTCGAGCCTTTGCGCGAGAAATACGAATCGTTCAACTGGCATGTGTTGGAAGTAGATGGTCACAACATCCCGCAATTCATCGCCGCATGCGAAGAAGCCAAAGCCATTTACGAGAAGCCGACGGTGATCATCGCGCATACCATCCCTGGCAAGGGCGTGAAAGAAATCGAATTCGATTACAAATGGCACGGCAAGCCGCCATCCAAGGAAGAAGCCGCAAAATTCTTGAGCGAACTCCGTACGCTTCAAGGAAAGGTCTCTAGTGAACATCAATAG
- the gap gene encoding type I glyceraldehyde-3-phosphate dehydrogenase, producing the protein MTRVAINGFGRIGRCFLRAAIRDGAQGRDFQIVALNDLGTIESLAYLLKYDTVYGKADFEVTHDEKNLIVGGKPIAFVQEKELAKLPWKDMQIDIVVESTGVFTDPAKAKGHIDAGAKRVVISAPAKGDGAETVLIGANDDKIKGCQITSNASCTTNAASPLIGILDEVIGVEKALLNTTHAYTASQALVDAPNAKDLREGRAAAQNLVPASTGAAKATALAYPQVKDKFDGISVRVPVPAGSMADVTFIAKRATTVEEVNAALKAAAQSVRWKRVFAVTEEPLVSSDILGLPYGSIADLALTRVVGGNLVKVMAWYDNEAGYAHTLVEHVKEAGKSV; encoded by the coding sequence ATGACACGAGTTGCAATCAACGGTTTTGGCCGCATCGGCCGCTGCTTCCTTCGTGCGGCGATCCGCGACGGGGCACAGGGGAGGGATTTCCAGATCGTCGCGCTTAATGATCTCGGTACGATCGAAAGTCTCGCCTATCTCCTTAAATACGACACCGTCTACGGGAAGGCTGACTTTGAAGTGACACACGACGAGAAGAACCTTATCGTCGGCGGCAAGCCGATCGCATTCGTACAGGAGAAGGAACTCGCGAAACTCCCGTGGAAGGATATGCAGATCGACATCGTAGTGGAGTCAACCGGCGTATTCACCGATCCGGCAAAAGCCAAGGGGCACATCGATGCGGGTGCGAAACGTGTCGTCATCTCAGCTCCCGCAAAAGGTGATGGCGCGGAGACCGTCCTCATCGGAGCCAACGACGACAAGATCAAAGGCTGTCAGATCACTTCCAACGCATCGTGCACCACGAACGCCGCTTCTCCCTTGATCGGCATCCTCGACGAGGTGATCGGTGTCGAGAAAGCACTTCTCAATACGACGCACGCATACACGGCATCCCAGGCGCTCGTTGATGCCCCAAATGCAAAAGATCTCCGTGAAGGCCGCGCTGCCGCGCAGAATCTCGTCCCTGCTTCTACCGGTGCCGCAAAGGCGACCGCGCTTGCGTATCCGCAGGTGAAAGATAAATTCGACGGTATCTCCGTGCGCGTACCGGTGCCGGCAGGATCGATGGCAGATGTCACGTTCATCGCGAAGCGTGCAACGACAGTCGAAGAGGTCAATGCCGCGCTCAAGGCCGCAGCACAGAGTGTGCGCTGGAAGCGTGTCTTCGCGGTAACGGAAGAGCCGCTTGTTTCTTCCGACATTCTCGGCCTTCCATACGGCTCAATCGCAGATCTCGCACTAACGCGCGTCGTTGGCGGCAATCTCGTCAAAGTAATGGCATGGTACGACAACGAGGCGGGCTATGCCCACACGCTCGTCGAGCACGTGAAGGAAGCAGGTAAAAGCGTATGA
- a CDS encoding alpha/beta fold hydrolase, translating into MTERHRGFDIGRRDASRRILWIHGYTGSPDAFAGTAERLAHELDAHVLAPLLPGHGTEQHHLLNHSFDEFLSATRYFARTLTEGSKPTAFIGYSFGGYIAALLAQEFKPDALAIALTPYRLRLPFRLPGMSAILGMRSFWRKYLTAEDLRIRKGLFYYRDFPGRSLSLIQEGNRRLTSALPEIKSPILTLHTAGDPLAAPESGARIVAGNGNAADESHVLSGGRHALFFRPEHKEEERILIEFLKKNLQKKNAARE; encoded by the coding sequence ATGACCGAACGGCATCGAGGATTCGATATAGGACGGCGCGACGCATCGCGGCGCATCCTTTGGATTCATGGATATACCGGTTCTCCTGACGCGTTTGCAGGAACAGCCGAGAGATTGGCACACGAACTTGATGCGCACGTGCTTGCACCGCTCCTGCCGGGACACGGCACCGAGCAGCACCACTTGCTCAATCATTCGTTCGACGAGTTCCTTTCGGCGACGCGGTATTTCGCACGCACGCTGACCGAAGGCAGTAAACCGACCGCATTCATCGGATACAGTTTCGGCGGATACATCGCAGCGCTCCTTGCCCAAGAGTTCAAACCGGATGCGCTCGCGATCGCACTCACCCCATACCGATTGCGTTTGCCGTTCCGTCTTCCGGGCATGTCGGCCATCCTTGGCATGCGTAGTTTCTGGAGGAAGTACCTGACTGCCGAGGATCTGCGCATCCGCAAAGGACTCTTCTATTATCGTGATTTCCCGGGACGCTCGCTTTCGCTGATACAGGAGGGGAATCGTCGTCTCACTTCCGCGCTGCCGGAGATCAAAAGCCCGATTCTTACCTTACATACTGCCGGCGACCCTCTGGCAGCACCGGAGAGCGGTGCGCGCATCGTGGCCGGTAACGGGAATGCCGCCGACGAATCCCATGTGCTCTCCGGCGGCCGTCACGCGCTCTTCTTCCGCCCCGAACACAAGGAAGAAGAAAGGATACTGATCGAATTCCTCAAGAAGAATCTACAAAAGAAGAACGCCGCCAGGGAATGA
- a CDS encoding class II fructose-bisphosphate aldolase produces MRTLREVIMDARGRKVAVGHFNISDSTQLNAIAEAARELNLPVMIGASEGERKFIGTRQAAALVKALRDQGQEIYMNADHTKTIEGIKEAIDAGYDEVLFDGSELPLEENIEKAKEAVAYARASGRDVLVEGELGYIGRSSALLDSIPEGAGLDKTDPEVAKRFVTESGIDMLAPSVGNIHGMLKNSPEPALDIERIGGISQATSIPLVLHGGSGNSEADFRAAIKNGMGVVHINTEIRVAYRKGIEAGLAASDDVAPYKYLASGAAQLKEVVKAKLQLFANP; encoded by the coding sequence ATGAGAACACTTCGCGAGGTGATTATGGACGCGCGGGGGCGCAAGGTAGCAGTGGGGCATTTTAATATCTCTGATTCGACACAGCTCAACGCGATCGCGGAAGCAGCGCGGGAATTGAATCTGCCGGTCATGATCGGCGCATCGGAAGGCGAGCGAAAGTTCATCGGCACCCGTCAGGCGGCCGCGTTGGTGAAAGCGCTCCGCGATCAAGGGCAGGAGATCTATATGAATGCCGATCACACCAAGACGATCGAAGGCATCAAGGAGGCGATTGATGCAGGCTACGACGAAGTCCTCTTCGATGGCAGCGAACTCCCTCTCGAGGAAAACATTGAGAAGGCGAAGGAGGCGGTTGCCTATGCGCGTGCATCCGGCCGCGATGTCCTCGTCGAAGGTGAGCTCGGCTACATCGGCCGCTCAAGTGCCCTCCTTGATTCCATTCCGGAAGGCGCCGGCCTTGATAAGACCGATCCGGAAGTCGCGAAGCGATTCGTCACCGAATCAGGAATCGATATGCTCGCACCGTCAGTCGGTAATATCCACGGCATGCTCAAGAATTCTCCGGAGCCCGCACTCGACATCGAGCGCATCGGCGGCATCAGTCAGGCAACCAGCATCCCGCTCGTACTCCACGGCGGTTCGGGCAATTCCGAGGCTGACTTCCGTGCGGCCATCAAGAACGGCATGGGGGTCGTACACATCAATACGGAAATCCGCGTCGCGTACCGAAAGGGAATCGAAGCCGGCCTCGCAGCCTCCGATGATGTCGCGCCGTACAAATACCTTGCCTCCGGTGCCGCTCAATTAAAGGAGGTGGTCAAAGCCAAGCTCCAGCTGTTTGCGAATCCCTAG
- a CDS encoding LamG domain-containing protein: protein MATNNGVTGGLGGLASNGVGSVRYSGGNGGSGSGSFASGGGGGGGSAGPNGDGAAGGAAASEASGGGGGGGANGGSGGVAGSGANGSLGGNNRTTAGGGAAGSPDGGLGSDGGGGGGGDGLTNPGGNGGSGGVDLLWIQTSNSLTAGPAGGGGGGGRGAGSSSGGSGGSGGVYGGGGGGGGYSDGTLGVGGAGGGGLVIITYSPIERFLIARPHNRLGLVGYWSFDEGAGTVATDFSGQGKHGALDADATWATGKRGTAITLDGTLDNVDIPTIDAGTVNSASLWVDFRDSGDAVLLGRGGNSGNGLGYFFYVDQTDVYYSPVAGTFAQVAHGGLAPGQWNHLAVVRIGTSVTFYKNGVQLGSPQTLANNSALDGVVSIGSYGDTTLALDGRLDEVRIYTRALSASEVAVLYGSGAVKFTTSSVELTRGTSLANGLVAHWTFDGPDVTTTIRDRSGNGHNAYFIGGATSSAKTIGKLGQALNFDGVDDYASSTNITALNNIPQMTISAWTKADVMPGPSTWQIIVSKMSASPSWYFGFVDVGGPLAYFVHDNSAGTAVTADISSIHKTGVWEHWVAVYNGPQSTASIYLNGVEITNSDPGGLGTVRSNSDPVRIGVLSPGAYHFDGSLDDVRLYNRALSASEVKQLYNLGAARIVQ, encoded by the coding sequence GTGGCAACGAACAACGGAGTGACCGGTGGTTTGGGAGGGTTGGCTAGCAACGGTGTTGGTTCAGTACGGTATTCCGGCGGAAATGGCGGCAGCGGCAGTGGATCGTTTGCATCCGGTGGCGGTGGCGGTGGCGGGAGTGCCGGACCGAATGGAGACGGGGCTGCTGGTGGAGCAGCGGCCTCTGAGGCTTCAGGTGGAGGAGGAGGCGGAGGTGCGAACGGTGGTTCGGGGGGTGTAGCCGGTTCGGGCGCGAATGGTTCTCTGGGCGGAAATAATCGCACTACCGCGGGCGGTGGCGCCGCCGGAAGTCCGGATGGCGGTCTGGGCTCAGACGGTGGTGGTGGTGGGGGGGGAGATGGTCTGACGAATCCGGGTGGAAATGGTGGATCTGGCGGCGTTGACCTGCTCTGGATCCAAACATCAAACTCTCTGACCGCGGGGCCCGCTGGAGGTGGAGGTGGAGGTGGACGGGGGGCTGGGAGTAGTTCTGGAGGCTCAGGTGGTTCTGGAGGAGTGTATGGTGGTGGGGGCGGTGGAGGTGGATATAGCGACGGCACGCTGGGTGTTGGCGGCGCTGGTGGTGGAGGTCTTGTAATCATTACATACTCTCCGATTGAGCGTTTCTTAATCGCGAGACCGCATAATAGGCTTGGGCTTGTCGGCTACTGGAGCTTCGATGAAGGCGCGGGCACTGTCGCAACCGATTTTTCAGGGCAAGGCAAGCATGGAGCATTGGACGCTGATGCCACATGGGCAACTGGTAAGCGCGGCACGGCGATCACGCTGGACGGCACGCTCGATAATGTCGACATTCCTACGATCGATGCAGGCACGGTGAACTCGGCGTCATTATGGGTCGATTTTCGAGATAGTGGTGACGCGGTTTTGCTGGGGAGAGGTGGGAATAGCGGCAACGGTCTCGGGTATTTCTTTTATGTCGATCAGACTGATGTGTATTACAGTCCTGTCGCGGGAACCTTCGCACAGGTAGCGCACGGTGGCCTCGCTCCCGGTCAATGGAATCATCTGGCGGTAGTTCGTATCGGAACCTCAGTGACCTTCTATAAGAATGGTGTACAGCTCGGATCTCCCCAGACCTTGGCTAATAACAGCGCTTTGGATGGAGTAGTGAGCATTGGATCTTACGGCGACACCACCCTTGCGCTCGATGGTCGTCTTGATGAGGTGCGTATCTACACACGTGCCCTGAGTGCGTCGGAGGTTGCCGTGCTCTACGGCAGCGGCGCGGTGAAGTTCACTACATCGTCGGTCGAACTCACGCGCGGCACTTCGCTCGCGAACGGACTCGTCGCACATTGGACTTTCGACGGACCAGATGTCACGACGACCATCAGGGACCGGTCTGGTAACGGCCATAATGCCTATTTTATCGGAGGAGCGACATCGAGTGCGAAGACGATCGGTAAGCTCGGGCAGGCTCTGAATTTCGATGGTGTGGATGATTATGCATCATCAACGAATATCACTGCTCTCAATAATATTCCTCAGATGACGATTTCTGCATGGACCAAGGCAGATGTCATGCCGGGACCCTCTACGTGGCAGATCATCGTATCGAAAATGTCCGCCAGCCCGAGCTGGTATTTTGGATTTGTTGATGTCGGTGGTCCGTTGGCCTATTTCGTTCATGATAATAGTGCGGGTACAGCAGTTACGGCCGACATTAGTTCAATACATAAGACCGGCGTGTGGGAGCACTGGGTTGCGGTATACAATGGCCCGCAAAGCACGGCATCTATATATCTGAACGGGGTAGAAATTACAAATTCAGACCCGGGAGGCTTGGGTACGGTGCGTTCGAACTCCGACCCCGTCAGGATCGGAGTGCTTTCTCCAGGGGCATATCATTTCGATGGCTCGCTTGACGACGTACGTCTCTATAACCGCGCGCTTTCTGCCTCGGAGGTAAAGCAGCTCTACAACCTCGGCGCTGCCCGTATCGTGCAGTAG
- a CDS encoding RpiB/LacA/LacB family sugar-phosphate isomerase: MKIVLAADHRGMKLKDALKAHLQSTGHEVEDVGAHTENPTDDYPDFGYPAAQMVAAAPGSRGIFICGSGMGMDIVANKVKGIRATVAYSKDGAMHGASHDGVNVITLAADVVGIEEAKGIVDTFLATPLVRDEKYVRRIQKIATIEDQHFR, from the coding sequence ATGAAGATCGTCCTCGCCGCCGATCATCGTGGAATGAAACTGAAAGACGCCCTGAAGGCGCATCTGCAATCGACGGGACACGAAGTCGAAGACGTAGGAGCACATACAGAGAATCCGACCGATGACTATCCGGATTTCGGCTATCCCGCAGCGCAGATGGTCGCTGCCGCTCCCGGCTCTCGTGGTATTTTCATCTGCGGTTCCGGCATGGGGATGGATATCGTCGCGAATAAGGTGAAGGGCATCCGTGCGACCGTCGCGTACTCGAAGGATGGCGCGATGCATGGCGCATCGCATGACGGCGTCAACGTCATCACGCTTGCTGCGGACGTCGTCGGCATAGAGGAGGCGAAGGGGATCGTGGATACATTCCTCGCCACGCCGTTAGTACGCGATGAGAAATACGTCCGTCGTATACAGAAGATCGCGACGATCGAAGATCAGCATTTCCGCTAG
- a CDS encoding serine hydrolase translates to MRFFTKTPVSAVLTASALVGVGIAIGFWVIPHGSHEAKRFFADVRNAENEGRLTNQLLECTELPEGISIGGRINLEQQIQEKVDVLKREGKLTEAAVYYRDLNNGPWFGINEDVPYYPASLLKVPLAIAFYRRDQEGPGFLQTRAVFESTGQDFEAGQAFGSAKRLEGGAEYSLEDLIAIMLQDSSNEAALLLTQIAGEENVLDVYEDIGIPAPQFGKDYQINVHTFGSFFRILFNATYLDRAHSERILSILTKSSFTQGIQAGLPEGTLAAHKFGTREVGDVRQLHDCGIVYAPGKPYILCVMTQGTDFDMLADFIKEVSGTIYSAVATQ, encoded by the coding sequence ATGCGCTTTTTTACCAAGACTCCGGTCAGTGCCGTGCTAACCGCGAGTGCGCTTGTCGGCGTCGGCATCGCTATCGGATTCTGGGTTATTCCGCATGGTTCTCACGAGGCGAAACGTTTTTTCGCAGATGTACGAAATGCGGAGAATGAAGGACGTCTCACCAATCAGCTTCTGGAATGCACCGAGCTGCCAGAGGGGATTTCCATCGGTGGGCGCATAAATCTGGAACAGCAGATCCAGGAGAAGGTGGATGTGCTGAAGCGTGAGGGGAAACTGACCGAAGCTGCCGTCTACTATCGCGACCTCAACAACGGCCCGTGGTTCGGCATCAACGAAGATGTTCCGTATTACCCGGCCTCACTCCTGAAAGTCCCGCTCGCCATAGCCTTCTATCGCCGTGATCAGGAGGGTCCCGGATTCCTCCAGACGAGAGCCGTGTTTGAAAGTACCGGCCAGGATTTCGAGGCGGGGCAAGCGTTCGGTTCGGCGAAGCGTTTGGAGGGCGGGGCGGAATATTCGCTCGAAGATTTGATTGCGATCATGCTGCAGGATTCGAGCAACGAAGCAGCGCTCCTCTTGACGCAGATAGCCGGAGAGGAGAATGTACTCGATGTGTATGAGGATATCGGCATCCCCGCACCGCAATTCGGCAAGGACTACCAGATCAATGTGCACACCTTCGGCTCATTCTTCCGCATCCTCTTCAATGCCACCTATCTCGATCGCGCACATTCGGAACGGATCCTCTCTATCCTCACAAAATCCAGCTTCACGCAGGGAATCCAGGCAGGACTCCCCGAAGGCACGCTGGCTGCACACAAGTTCGGCACGCGCGAAGTCGGCGACGTTCGTCAGCTCCATGACTGCGGCATCGTCTATGCGCCCGGTAAGCCGTATATCCTCTGTGTCATGACGCAGGGAACGGACTTTGACATGCTCGCGGACTTCATCAAAGAAGTCTCTGGTACCATTTACTCGGCGGTTGCCACCCAGTGA
- a CDS encoding peptidoglycan-binding protein produces MTRAAAGITAILMLFAPVAVAAQQVTIDASLLQQLQQLLPQQSNTVSTQLQQQLLNFMPVAQSYLQSLTPGDTEAIIQRLQASLVGPVFYANIPLASSTGTSTNQALITALLAQVSVLQQQINAILASTTATTTATTTTGFLQELPEPTLIACPAITRVLQFGMNGTDVSTLQSFLISEGLLASDSATGFFGKLTEAAVQAWQKAKAIVMEGDPATTGFGAVGPKTRVALQNCR; encoded by the coding sequence ATGACACGCGCTGCCGCCGGCATAACTGCTATCCTCATGCTCTTCGCGCCCGTAGCGGTAGCGGCGCAGCAGGTAACCATCGACGCGAGCCTCCTGCAGCAACTCCAGCAACTGCTCCCGCAGCAATCGAATACGGTCAGCACCCAGCTCCAGCAGCAGCTCCTGAATTTCATGCCGGTAGCCCAGTCGTACCTCCAATCGCTTACGCCTGGGGATACGGAAGCAATCATCCAGCGCTTACAGGCCTCGCTCGTAGGTCCGGTCTTCTACGCGAACATCCCGCTCGCATCCTCGACAGGCACCTCCACCAATCAGGCGCTTATCACGGCGTTGCTCGCTCAGGTATCCGTGCTCCAGCAGCAGATCAATGCCATTCTTGCTTCAACAACGGCCACAACTACCGCAACCACGACTACCGGTTTTCTGCAGGAGCTCCCTGAGCCGACCCTCATCGCATGTCCGGCAATCACGCGCGTCTTGCAGTTCGGCATGAATGGAACCGATGTGAGCACTCTCCAGTCGTTCCTCATCTCAGAAGGTCTTCTCGCGTCCGATTCGGCAACGGGCTTCTTCGGCAAGCTCACGGAAGCGGCAGTACAGGCATGGCAGAAAGCGAAAGCGATCGTGATGGAGGGAGATCCGGCGACGACCGGATTCGGTGCCGTCGGCCCTAAGACACGCGTTGCGCTTCAGAATTGCCGTTAG